A region of the Nocardia nova SH22a genome:
CCGACCTCGCGGCCGAGTTCGGCACCCCGCTGTTCGTCGTGGACGAGGACGACTTCCGTTCGCGCTGCCGCGATATGGTCCGCGCCTTCGGACCCGGCGCGCGAGTTCACTACGCCTCCAAGGCATTTCTGTGCGGTGAGATCGCGCGCTGGGTGCGCGACGAGGGACTGCATCTGGACGCGGCCTCCGGCGGCGAACTGGCCGTCGCGTTGAACAGTGGATTCCCTGCCGAGCGAATCGCGTTGCACGGCAACAACAAGTCCGTCGGTGAGCTGGAGTTCGCGGTGAACGCGGGCGTCGGCCACATCGTCGTCGACTCGCTGATCGAGATCGAGCGGCTGGAAGAGGTCGCCGCGCTCGCGGGTGTGGTCCAGGATGTCCTGGTCCGGGTCACCGTCGGGGTGGAAGCCCATACCCACGAATACATTTCGACCGCGCACGAGGATCAGAAGTTCGGCTTCTCGATCGCCGGTGGCGACGCCATGCAGGCGCTGGCGCGGGTGTTCGAGGCGCGCAATCTGCGCCTGGTCGGCCTGCACAGCCACATCGGCTCGCAGATCTTCGACATCGACGGTTTCGAGATCTCCGCGCGGCGCATGCTGCGGCTGCTGCACGACGCCATCGAGAAGTTCGGCGTCGAGCGCACCGAGCAGATCGCGATTCTGGATCTCGGTGGGGGACTGGGTATCTCGTACCTGGCGAGTGACGACCCGCCGCCGCTGGACGAGTTCGCGGGCAAGGTTCGCGATCTGGTGCGGGCCGAGGCCGCGCAGATCGGGTTGCCCGCCCCGACGATTGCCGTGGAACCGGGCCGCGCCATCGCGGGCCCCGGCACGGTCACGCTCTACGAGGTCGGCACCATCAAGGACGTCTCCCTGGATGCCGGTGCGCAACGCCGCTACGTGAGCGTCGACGGCGGCATGAGCGACAACATCCGGCCCGCGCTGTATCAGGCCGACTACGACTGCCGCCTGGTCTCGCGCTCCAGCGAGGCCGCGCCGGTGGTCGCGCGTGTGGTCGGAAAGCATTGCGAGAGTGGCGATATCATCATTCGCGACACCTGGATGCCGGCCGATGTCGGTCCCGGCGACCTGGTCGCGGTCGCGGCCACGGGCGCGTACTGCTATTCGATGTCCAGCCGCTACAACATGCTCACCCGTCCGGCCGTCGTCGCGGTTCGCGACGGCCGGGCCCGGCTGATACTGCGCCGGGAGACGGTAACGGATCTGATGAGCCTGGAAGCGACGGAGGTGCAATCATGACCGAGGCGGTCACCCAGGCCCGACGTGGTTTCGGGGCCGAACATCCCATCGGCGTGGCGGTGCTCGGTATGGGCAACGTCGGCACCGAGGTGGTGCGGATCCTGCGCGAGCACAGCGACGACCTGCGCTCGCGGGTCGGCGCGCCGGTCGTGCTGCGCGGGGTGGCGGTGCGCCGCCTCGACGTCGATCGCGGCATCCCCGCCGAACTGCTCACCACCGATGCCGAGGCGCTGGTCGCCCGCGACGACGTCGATCTCGTCGTCGAGGTGATGGGCGGAATCGACCCCGCGCGCAAGCTGATCCTGTCCGCCCTCACCGGCGGCAAGTCGGTGGTCACCGCGAACAAGGCGCTGCTGGCCGACTACACCGGTGAGCTGGCCGCGGCCGCCGAGGGCAGCCGCGCCGATCTGTACTTCGAGGCCGCGGTCGCCGGAGCCATCCCCGTGGTGCGCCCGCTGATCCAGTCGATGTCCGGTGACCGGGTGAACCGGGTGGTCGGAATCGTCAACGGCACAACGAATTTCATCCTCTCGGCGATGGACGAGACCGGCGCCGACTACAGCGCGACGCTGGCGGAGGCCACCCGTCTGGGGTACGCCGAAGCCGATCCGACCGCCGATGTCGAGGGCTACGACGCCGCCGCCAAGGCCGCGATCCTCGCCTCGCTGGCCTTCCACACCCGCGTCACCGCCGCCGATGTGTACCGCGAGGGCATCTCGAAGATCACCTCCGAGGATCTCGAGACCGCCGACGCCGTCGGCTGCACCGTGAAACTGCTGGCCATCTGCGAGCGGATGCCGGGCAACGAGCGCCTGTCGCTGGACGGCTCCCCGATCGACGTGCCGGACGGCACCGCGCGTCCGACCGGCAAGGACCGTGTGTCGGTGCGCGTCTACCCGGCGCTGATCCCGCGCAGGCACCCGCTGTCCTCGGTCAACGGCGCCTTCAACGCGGTGGTGGTCGAGGCCGAGAACGCCGGTCGCCTCATGTTCTACGGCCAGGGCGCGGGCGGTGCGCCGACCGCCTCGGCCGTGATGGGCGATCTGGTGATGGCGGCCCGTAACAAGTTCTACGGTGGCCGCGCACCGGGTGAATCGGTTTATGCTGAGCTGCCGATCGCGCCGATCGGCGACATCCCGACCCGCTATCACGTGAATCTGCAGGTCGCCGACCGCACCGGGGTGCTGCAGGCGGTGTCCGGCAAATTCGCCGAGCACGGTGTCAGCATCTCGACGGTCCGCCAGGAGGGGTACGACGAGGGCGCCCGGCTGGTCGTGGTCACCCACCACGCACCGGAGTCGGCGCTGGCCGATACCGTGGCAGCACTTGCCGAATTGGATTCCGTCACATCTGTGACCAGCGTTTTGAGATTGGAAGGCACCGAGGAATGAGTCAGACAGGAGCGGCCGTGCACACGGCCTGGCCCGGACTGATCGCCGCGTACCGGGATCGGCTCGCGGTCGGCGCCGACTGGGAGCCGGTCACGCTGTACGAGGGCGGCACCCCGCTGGTGCCCGCGCATCACCTGTCGGAGCTCACCGGCTGTGAGGTATATCTCAAGGTCGAGGGCCTGAACCCGACCGGATCCTTCAAGGATCGCGGGATGACCATGGCGATGACCGATGCCAAGGCCCGCGGCCAGAAGGCGGTGCTGTGCGCCTCCACCGGCAACACCTCGGCATCGGCGGCCGCCTACGCCACCC
Encoded here:
- a CDS encoding homoserine dehydrogenase, coding for MTEAVTQARRGFGAEHPIGVAVLGMGNVGTEVVRILREHSDDLRSRVGAPVVLRGVAVRRLDVDRGIPAELLTTDAEALVARDDVDLVVEVMGGIDPARKLILSALTGGKSVVTANKALLADYTGELAAAAEGSRADLYFEAAVAGAIPVVRPLIQSMSGDRVNRVVGIVNGTTNFILSAMDETGADYSATLAEATRLGYAEADPTADVEGYDAAAKAAILASLAFHTRVTAADVYREGISKITSEDLETADAVGCTVKLLAICERMPGNERLSLDGSPIDVPDGTARPTGKDRVSVRVYPALIPRRHPLSSVNGAFNAVVVEAENAGRLMFYGQGAGGAPTASAVMGDLVMAARNKFYGGRAPGESVYAELPIAPIGDIPTRYHVNLQVADRTGVLQAVSGKFAEHGVSISTVRQEGYDEGARLVVVTHHAPESALADTVAALAELDSVTSVTSVLRLEGTEE
- the lysA gene encoding diaminopimelate decarboxylase produces the protein MSAHPAGPRHAEIPHAPNLPERPADPREMIDLPENVWPRNASRDADGQVRLAGVPVTDLAAEFGTPLFVVDEDDFRSRCRDMVRAFGPGARVHYASKAFLCGEIARWVRDEGLHLDAASGGELAVALNSGFPAERIALHGNNKSVGELEFAVNAGVGHIVVDSLIEIERLEEVAALAGVVQDVLVRVTVGVEAHTHEYISTAHEDQKFGFSIAGGDAMQALARVFEARNLRLVGLHSHIGSQIFDIDGFEISARRMLRLLHDAIEKFGVERTEQIAILDLGGGLGISYLASDDPPPLDEFAGKVRDLVRAEAAQIGLPAPTIAVEPGRAIAGPGTVTLYEVGTIKDVSLDAGAQRRYVSVDGGMSDNIRPALYQADYDCRLVSRSSEAAPVVARVVGKHCESGDIIIRDTWMPADVGPGDLVAVAATGAYCYSMSSRYNMLTRPAVVAVRDGRARLILRRETVTDLMSLEATEVQS